One stretch of Leptospira mtsangambouensis DNA includes these proteins:
- a CDS encoding glucose-6-phosphate isomerase — translation MSNLKISDRFAKSFLTETLIQNELEKAEKARQTLLQKTGPGNEFLGWVDLPGKISGDDLQKIRAAAETIQSHSQYLVVVGIGGSYLGARAVIEALTPEFSAPETQKKSVKIIYAGHHLDADYHSRLLAFLENKEFSVNVISKSGTTTEPAIAFRLLLSLLERKYGRENVKKRVFATTDKEKGALKQLANEYGFPTFVIPDDVGGRYSVFTPVGLLPIAAAGFSINKLIDGAKQMEAELKSKSASDGNIATIYAAIRNALYTKGKKTEILVSYTPALGFLSEWWKQLFGESEGKTGKGIFPASVQFTTDLHSMGQYIQDGERLLMETVIKVEAPKQDVYLTEKQDDRDGLNYLAGKKLSEVNQSAMLGTLIAHRDGGVPCLEITLPTLNEEIVGELLYFFEFACGVSGYMLGVNPFDQPGVEDYKNNMFALLGKKGFEKRKEEILSHIR, via the coding sequence ATGTCGAACTTAAAAATTTCGGATAGATTTGCGAAATCTTTTCTTACTGAAACTCTGATTCAAAATGAATTGGAAAAGGCGGAAAAAGCGCGCCAAACCTTACTCCAAAAAACAGGACCCGGAAATGAATTTTTAGGTTGGGTTGATCTACCAGGAAAAATTAGCGGCGATGATCTCCAAAAGATAAGAGCGGCCGCAGAAACCATTCAGTCCCACTCACAGTATTTGGTAGTTGTTGGAATTGGTGGTAGTTATCTAGGGGCACGAGCAGTGATCGAAGCATTAACTCCTGAATTTAGTGCTCCAGAGACTCAAAAGAAATCCGTAAAAATCATTTATGCCGGACATCATTTGGATGCTGATTATCATTCTCGACTTTTGGCTTTTCTGGAAAATAAAGAATTTTCTGTAAATGTTATTTCTAAATCGGGAACCACAACGGAACCGGCGATCGCCTTTCGTCTGTTACTTTCTCTTTTAGAACGTAAGTATGGAAGGGAAAATGTAAAAAAAAGAGTTTTTGCAACTACTGACAAAGAAAAGGGAGCTTTAAAACAATTAGCTAATGAATACGGGTTCCCTACCTTTGTGATTCCTGATGATGTGGGTGGACGTTACTCCGTGTTTACTCCTGTTGGGTTGTTGCCGATTGCTGCGGCCGGTTTCAGCATCAACAAACTCATTGATGGCGCAAAACAAATGGAAGCCGAATTAAAATCAAAATCAGCATCTGATGGAAATATAGCCACTATCTACGCTGCGATTCGAAATGCTCTTTATACAAAAGGGAAAAAAACTGAAATATTGGTAAGTTATACTCCTGCTTTAGGCTTTTTATCTGAATGGTGGAAACAGTTGTTTGGCGAAAGTGAAGGAAAAACAGGAAAAGGAATTTTTCCTGCATCAGTTCAATTCACCACAGACCTACATTCCATGGGTCAATACATTCAGGATGGAGAACGACTTTTGATGGAAACTGTCATCAAAGTAGAAGCTCCCAAACAAGATGTTTATTTAACGGAAAAACAGGATGATCGTGATGGTTTGAACTATTTAGCCGGTAAAAAACTTTCTGAGGTAAACCAAAGTGCTATGTTGGGAACTTTGATTGCCCATAGAGACGGTGGAGTTCCTTGTTTGGAAATCACTTTGCCTACTTTGAATGAAGAGATTGTTGGGGAATTATTGTATTTCTTTGAATTTGCTTGTGGGGTCTCTGGTTATATGTTAGGTGTGAATCCATTTGACCAACCAGGTGTTGAAGACTATAAAAACAATATGTTTGCCCTACTTGGCAAAAAAGGATTCGAAAAAAGAAAAGAAGAAATCTTAAGCCATATAAGATGA
- a CDS encoding alpha/beta fold hydrolase, translated as MGGEPCFVAMGGHKIFYWKFGKGNKKPIVFLHGLLDESFGFRRVVKELLNDGYPLYVFDLPGYGKSKLPLIKYLYQIDVWADLLLECFQKLELKDICLVGHSMGGLTSQHLVLQDTQHRVEKLILLAPGGIPHPERERMRKILFPKTEKQVILLLRYLYGEEFPEPGYLFRHTLVTIWNEKPNEYLQENTLRREDEIFFDVKMKGIKIPTLILAGAEDEITPPFMMKKINSYIKKSKLVWIPKVRHAIHLEKPDVVAKNIRIFYNT; from the coding sequence ATGGGCGGCGAACCCTGTTTCGTTGCGATGGGAGGCCATAAAATTTTTTATTGGAAATTTGGAAAGGGAAACAAAAAACCAATTGTTTTTTTACATGGATTACTCGACGAAAGTTTTGGTTTTCGTCGAGTCGTCAAAGAACTGTTAAATGATGGTTATCCTCTATATGTTTTCGATTTACCAGGATATGGGAAAAGTAAACTACCTTTAATAAAATATCTTTACCAAATTGATGTTTGGGCCGATCTACTGCTCGAATGTTTTCAAAAATTGGAGCTAAAAGATATTTGTCTTGTGGGTCATTCGATGGGCGGTCTCACATCACAGCATTTAGTTTTGCAGGATACTCAACACCGAGTGGAAAAACTAATCCTTTTGGCTCCGGGTGGAATCCCACATCCTGAACGCGAAAGAATGCGCAAAATCCTTTTCCCAAAGACGGAAAAACAAGTTATTTTATTGTTACGTTATTTATATGGAGAAGAATTCCCTGAACCAGGATATTTGTTTCGCCATACGCTTGTTACTATTTGGAACGAAAAACCAAATGAATATTTGCAAGAAAATACATTACGTAGGGAAGATGAGATTTTTTTTGATGTAAAAATGAAAGGAATCAAAATTCCAACCTTGATTTTAGCAGGGGCAGAAGATGAGATTACCCCACCTTTTATGATGAAAAAAATAAATTCCTATATTAAAAAAAGTAAATTGGTATGGATTCCAAAAGTTAGGCATGCAATTCATTTGGAAAAACCTGATGTGGTGGCAAAGAATATTAGGATATTCTATAATACTTAA
- a CDS encoding TlyA family RNA methyltransferase gives MPKEKIRLDEYLVREGYAIDLKLAQSLILSGSVLVNDVVISKVGTNISSKDIVRTKEKIKTYVSRGAYKLLGAFDSFSNANIQNKTCIDLGASTGGFCQVLLEKGASRVIAVDVGYGQLAQKIANDPRVTVFDRTHLKDLKINQLEPLTKETWITMDLSFISLVPVFQSLVSLFQSKPEIVWQGISLFKPQFEVHPSKLEKGVLKDSHHIGYTIRSVWRKLKNLDSKLKFLGLAESPIQGADGNREFLIRWEWKGSIEKS, from the coding sequence TTGCCGAAAGAAAAAATTAGACTGGATGAATACCTCGTTCGCGAAGGTTATGCGATCGATTTAAAATTAGCACAATCGTTAATCCTTTCTGGGTCTGTACTTGTCAATGATGTAGTCATTTCAAAAGTAGGGACAAACATTAGTTCAAAAGATATCGTTCGGACCAAAGAAAAAATCAAAACCTATGTTTCTCGCGGGGCTTACAAACTTCTTGGTGCCTTTGATTCCTTTTCAAATGCCAACATCCAAAACAAAACCTGCATCGATTTAGGTGCTTCTACCGGAGGATTCTGTCAGGTTCTTTTGGAAAAAGGTGCGTCCCGCGTGATTGCTGTGGACGTGGGTTATGGACAATTAGCACAAAAGATTGCAAACGATCCTAGAGTTACCGTATTTGATCGCACACATTTAAAAGACTTAAAAATAAACCAGTTAGAACCCTTAACAAAAGAAACATGGATTACAATGGATTTAAGTTTTATTTCCCTTGTGCCTGTCTTTCAATCCTTAGTTTCCCTTTTCCAATCGAAACCCGAAATCGTTTGGCAAGGAATTTCCTTATTCAAACCTCAATTTGAGGTGCATCCGTCAAAATTGGAAAAAGGGGTTTTGAAAGATTCGCATCATATTGGTTATACGATTCGATCTGTATGGCGAAAACTCAAAAATTTAGATTCTAAATTAAAATTTTTAGGACTAGCAGAATCCCCCATCCAAGGTGCTGATGGAAATCGGGAATTTTTGATTCGATGGGAATGGAAAGGGTCGATTGAAAAATCTTAA
- a CDS encoding hybrid sensor histidine kinase/response regulator produces the protein MDKILIVDDEEDIRVALKRVLSREGYQIELAESASEAIQRISSGEPFSVVISDILMSGMSGIDFTKFIAEKQINLPVILITGNPNLSSAESAIRYHAFEYISKPVDRTQILSVVKRALEVKNQKDSDLEKLMLSEKLEKALRTQNLDLNRQNAAILNATSDAVITIDSKLTIVSANKASFEMFRFHTPLDLIGQSVHLLFTENKMQKYMTQVSKVLSEEENKSTLQLSDVTLLRSDLTTFLADIAICSYSLDGDTYYTGVIRDVTQKKVMVEQLIHSERRAFLSVVAASIGHEINNSLTAIQGFVEMASRENADTMLKDRALKVTLNQTEKLRALTSNLLQLGKSLKSNNEQSKTLNLNKEISSVLQVFKETAKLKYCQIKREETSEEIPIQMNSDQFALLLSNILLNAADATNNIGTIEISTYQDKRYSHLIVTDDGEGMSPETLDKIYEPYFTTKELGKGTGLGMFVVKQIVDNFDIQLEILSSPGKGSKFHFIFPKLLET, from the coding sequence ATGGATAAAATTTTAATCGTCGATGACGAAGAAGACATTCGAGTTGCTTTAAAAAGAGTTTTATCTCGTGAAGGCTACCAAATTGAACTCGCCGAATCTGCTTCCGAAGCTATCCAAAGGATATCTTCAGGTGAACCTTTTTCAGTCGTTATTTCTGATATTCTAATGTCAGGGATGTCTGGAATTGATTTCACAAAATTTATCGCCGAAAAACAAATCAATTTACCGGTAATTCTCATCACTGGAAATCCTAATCTTTCTTCGGCTGAATCAGCAATTCGTTATCATGCATTCGAGTATATATCCAAACCTGTAGACAGAACTCAGATCCTATCCGTCGTAAAACGAGCATTAGAAGTTAAAAATCAAAAAGATTCCGATTTAGAAAAACTAATGTTATCTGAAAAATTAGAAAAAGCTCTTAGAACTCAAAATTTAGATTTAAACCGACAAAATGCTGCTATATTAAATGCAACTTCCGATGCAGTGATCACTATTGATTCTAAATTAACGATTGTTTCTGCAAACAAAGCTAGTTTTGAAATGTTTCGATTTCATACACCTCTGGATCTCATTGGACAGTCTGTTCATCTTTTGTTTACTGAAAATAAAATGCAAAAGTATATGACTCAGGTTTCTAAAGTTTTAAGTGAAGAGGAAAACAAATCCACCCTTCAATTATCTGATGTAACTTTACTTCGTTCCGATCTAACTACTTTTTTAGCAGATATTGCAATTTGTTCCTATAGTTTAGATGGAGATACTTACTATACAGGTGTCATTCGAGATGTAACACAAAAAAAAGTGATGGTGGAACAACTCATTCATTCCGAAAGAAGGGCTTTTTTATCTGTTGTGGCCGCAAGCATTGGACATGAAATCAACAACTCTCTTACCGCCATCCAAGGTTTTGTAGAGATGGCCTCTCGAGAAAATGCAGACACAATGTTAAAAGATCGAGCATTAAAAGTCACTTTAAACCAAACCGAAAAATTAAGAGCTTTAACTTCCAACCTATTGCAACTTGGGAAATCATTAAAATCAAACAATGAACAATCCAAAACTTTAAATTTGAACAAAGAAATTTCTTCCGTCCTCCAAGTCTTTAAAGAAACAGCTAAATTAAAATACTGCCAAATCAAAAGAGAAGAAACTTCGGAAGAAATTCCGATCCAAATGAATTCGGATCAATTTGCCTTATTACTTTCCAACATTCTTCTTAATGCTGCGGATGCTACCAATAACATTGGTACAATAGAAATCTCAACCTATCAGGATAAAAGATACTCTCACCTAATTGTCACAGATGATGGGGAAGGTATGTCTCCAGAAACCTTAGATAAAATTTATGAACCATACTTTACTACTAAAGAATTAGGAAAAGGTACTGGTCTTGGAATGTTTGTTGTCAAACAAATCGTTGATAATTTCGATATTCAATTAGAAATTTTATCTTCGCCAGGCAAAGGTTCTAAATTTCATTTTATTTTTCCTAAGCTTTTAGAAACATAG
- a CDS encoding response regulator, with protein MTKKNILIVEDEPFLGLNIKQKIESFGFHVIAVVPSGDEAFQIVSEKVPDLILMDINLEGSLDGIETAESLREQFSVPVLFLTGFLDDTARHRINQNASYAYLMKPFTSEQLKEAVSGFTA; from the coding sequence ATGACGAAAAAGAACATCCTCATCGTCGAGGATGAACCCTTCCTCGGACTCAATATCAAACAGAAAATCGAATCTTTCGGTTTTCATGTGATTGCGGTCGTACCTTCCGGGGATGAGGCATTTCAAATTGTTTCGGAAAAAGTTCCTGATCTGATTTTGATGGACATCAATTTAGAAGGTTCTTTAGACGGGATCGAAACAGCTGAATCTTTGCGAGAGCAGTTTTCTGTTCCTGTGTTGTTTCTTACGGGTTTTTTAGATGATACCGCCAGACATAGAATCAACCAAAACGCATCCTATGCTTATCTAATGAAACCTTTCACCTCCGAACAACTGAAAGAAGCGGTTTCCGGTTTTACTGCTTAA
- a CDS encoding polyprenyl synthetase family protein produces the protein MSTQFSDILTNSKQLFDSFFESYTKELFQPRTRITDACLYSLQAGGKRIRPIFVLNSFFHPDQLPKKLNTKEHLSVYLAALAVECIHTYSLIHDDLPAMDNDDTRRGMPTCHIQFDEATAILAGDTLNSLSFYLLSLFENIDSTAIRDSIQILHKGSGMNGMILGQMEDIQEEKNPSSKDKESKLESIHEKKTGALIEASFLLGNRLRPDWLDRESVIASYAKEIGLLFQITDDILDVEGNLKDLGKTPGKDAKAGKLTYPSLYGMETAKRLRDESVSKAISLVANLPSLNNEFFLGLPKYIAERKN, from the coding sequence GTGTCCACTCAGTTTTCTGATATCTTAACAAATTCCAAACAACTCTTTGATTCTTTTTTTGAGTCCTATACTAAAGAATTGTTTCAACCTCGCACTCGCATAACAGATGCTTGCCTATATAGTTTGCAGGCCGGTGGAAAACGAATTCGACCTATCTTTGTTCTGAATTCCTTTTTTCATCCAGACCAATTACCAAAAAAACTCAATACCAAAGAACATCTCTCGGTTTACTTAGCTGCCCTTGCTGTCGAATGCATTCATACCTATTCTCTCATCCATGATGATTTACCTGCGATGGACAATGATGACACCCGCCGGGGAATGCCCACTTGCCATATTCAATTTGATGAAGCAACTGCCATCCTTGCTGGTGACACGCTGAACTCTTTGAGTTTTTATTTATTGTCTTTATTTGAAAACATTGACTCCACTGCCATCCGAGACTCCATCCAAATCCTCCACAAAGGTTCTGGAATGAATGGGATGATCCTGGGACAAATGGAAGACATCCAAGAAGAAAAAAATCCCAGCTCCAAAGATAAAGAATCAAAACTCGAATCCATCCATGAAAAAAAGACGGGTGCTCTGATTGAAGCCTCCTTCCTTTTGGGAAATCGATTACGCCCGGATTGGTTAGATAGAGAGTCCGTGATCGCAAGTTATGCGAAAGAGATTGGCTTATTATTCCAAATTACCGATGATATTTTAGATGTAGAAGGAAACCTGAAGGATCTCGGAAAAACACCTGGAAAAGATGCCAAAGCCGGCAAATTAACCTATCCTAGTCTTTATGGGATGGAAACTGCCAAAAGGTTAAGAGATGAATCCGTATCGAAAGCCATTTCTCTTGTTGCCAACCTTCCTTCCCTAAACAATGAATTCTTTTTAGGATTACCTAAATACATTGCCGAAAGAAAAAATTAG
- a CDS encoding ferredoxin yields MADKSSKQPENVPGKYYVDQTCVPCNDCIKEAPSLMQYNNDESHIFFKKQPTTPAEEKQAKAAMAMCPVDAIGDDGE; encoded by the coding sequence ATGGCAGATAAAAGTAGCAAACAACCCGAAAATGTCCCAGGAAAATACTATGTCGACCAGACTTGTGTTCCCTGTAACGACTGCATTAAGGAAGCCCCTAGTCTAATGCAGTACAATAACGACGAAAGCCATATTTTCTTTAAAAAACAGCCAACTACACCTGCCGAAGAAAAACAGGCAAAAGCCGCAATGGCGATGTGCCCCGTCGATGCCATTGGCGACGATGGTGAATAA
- a CDS encoding nucleoside-diphosphate kinase yields the protein MERTFIMLKPDAVKNKHIGDILQRIEKEGFKILGMKFLKLSLEDAKQFYAVHAARPFYNDLCTYMASGPIVACALERDNAVTHWRDVIGATDPKEAKAGTIRALFAESKEANAVHGSDSVANALQEIAFFFKGYELN from the coding sequence ATGGAAAGAACTTTTATCATGCTTAAACCCGATGCTGTGAAAAACAAACACATCGGTGACATCCTTCAAAGAATTGAAAAAGAAGGATTTAAAATCCTAGGAATGAAATTCCTAAAACTCAGCCTCGAAGACGCAAAACAATTTTACGCAGTTCATGCAGCTCGTCCTTTTTACAATGACCTTTGCACTTACATGGCTTCAGGTCCAATCGTTGCTTGTGCTCTTGAAAGAGACAACGCGGTAACACATTGGAGAGATGTGATCGGTGCTACTGATCCTAAAGAAGCAAAAGCGGGAACTATCCGTGCTCTCTTTGCAGAAAGCAAAGAAGCTAATGCGGTTCACGGTTCTGACTCTGTGGCAAACGCACTTCAAGAAATTGCGTTTTTCTTCAAAGGGTATGAACTTAACTAA
- a CDS encoding phosphotransferase: MYPGLNDSQLELVFSRYGKNSNIEPLQEEASTRRYFRITTSQKKEEVVCADETLNEDFIILSEFLNANGVCAPRVLETNIELGLTFMSFEGLNDFSSYALNDYKIKFPILIDLILKLQSLDPPSLVQNRKFDTEKLSFETNLTLEKFEGFRKLFQIKTEISNEGRAFIEETVGYLNKYPINVFTHRDFHCRNILISPNSDYALIDFQDARMGVPQYDLASILYDAYYPLPRDFRSLMLKSFQKRNIDQSKKFNDTFYLQALQRSFKALGTYFRMVTDHGKNKFKPSIISCLNQLEEIIQLGMFADSLYIFVRSLREELSRHKDFKNL, from the coding sequence GTGTATCCAGGATTAAATGACTCACAATTAGAATTGGTTTTTTCCCGTTATGGTAAAAATTCAAACATAGAACCATTACAAGAAGAAGCATCCACACGTAGGTACTTTCGAATTACAACTTCTCAAAAAAAAGAAGAAGTGGTTTGTGCCGATGAAACACTAAATGAAGACTTTATCATTCTATCCGAGTTTCTGAATGCAAATGGAGTTTGCGCTCCAAGAGTTTTAGAAACAAATATAGAACTCGGACTTACATTTATGAGTTTTGAAGGATTAAATGATTTTAGTTCTTACGCTCTAAATGATTATAAAATTAAGTTTCCAATACTAATTGATCTAATTTTAAAACTCCAATCACTCGATCCACCCTCTCTAGTGCAAAATCGAAAATTTGATACTGAAAAACTTAGTTTTGAAACTAATTTAACTTTGGAAAAATTTGAAGGATTTAGAAAATTATTTCAAATCAAAACAGAAATATCCAATGAAGGTAGAGCCTTTATTGAAGAAACAGTTGGTTATTTAAACAAATACCCTATAAATGTTTTTACTCACAGAGATTTTCACTGTAGAAATATTTTAATATCGCCAAATTCTGATTATGCGTTAATTGACTTTCAAGATGCAAGAATGGGAGTCCCACAATACGATTTGGCTTCCATCCTATACGATGCTTATTACCCGCTGCCCAGAGATTTTCGTTCTTTAATGTTAAAGTCATTCCAAAAACGAAATATCGACCAATCCAAAAAATTCAACGATACTTTTTATCTCCAGGCCTTGCAGAGATCCTTTAAAGCTTTAGGAACATACTTCCGAATGGTGACTGATCATGGAAAAAATAAATTTAAACCTTCGATCATTTCCTGTCTGAACCAATTAGAAGAAATCATTCAATTAGGAATGTTTGCCGATTCACTATATATTTTTGTCAGAAGTCTACGTGAAGAATTAAGCCGCCATAAGGACTTTAAGAATTTATGA
- a CDS encoding ATP-binding protein, with protein sequence MLNSKIERLSQLLSHSQNGLVFVDLKSNQILYLDEITKERLEIQNPNSLKIQNIFCDHELLISEIHTHPQSKSEYKWFLRKQNSERIVTSVHFSSLAEFFDSDTEIYAITINWTHEFTKEQSEVIDHLEIPFFQADLGGNLKYANTKFIDFFRLSANQIQSYHISDILPLSEEFTKELLVQNTKRIFEFKLYNGELITLQLQSFITNEHGKPNGLTVLLLDLSELQNAERIIKYGEDKLRTFFATMNNGFVIVNQDAKILEIAPIFKFLLFQVFAFEVGEDIFHFFDENMKSKLMNVLQTVVENQNIQTTEFDYVLLGEERTFEIRFIPVRRYDPNDKKIMLVFSDITEAKRMDRQLIESMKFASIGEIAAGLAHEINNPLQSALLYLDDLITVDETDPSERRNILKKIESANLRIRDLVKALLDLGRMESPNRDFVSPYYILVRTSELVEVSCRKKNISFTRHAGPNLPGIFVRWQEIEQVLINCVVNSINALSEMEKTRQFPKIELGIDLVKNQKKEWVVFSVEDNGPGIDDDTLEKVFLPLFTTRRNKQGTGLGLSISKKIITDHGGEIYIKTKEGTGTKVEIYLPAHTDDNG encoded by the coding sequence ATGTTGAATTCAAAAATTGAAAGACTATCGCAGCTACTTTCCCATTCCCAGAATGGTTTGGTTTTCGTCGATCTTAAATCGAACCAAATTCTTTATCTAGATGAAATCACCAAGGAACGATTGGAGATTCAAAATCCAAATTCTTTGAAAATTCAAAACATCTTTTGTGACCACGAACTATTAATTTCTGAAATCCACACCCACCCGCAATCGAAAAGTGAATATAAGTGGTTCCTAAGAAAACAAAATTCAGAAAGGATTGTTACCTCTGTTCATTTTTCCTCCTTAGCTGAATTTTTTGATTCTGATACAGAAATTTACGCCATAACAATCAATTGGACCCATGAGTTTACAAAGGAACAGTCGGAAGTCATTGACCATTTAGAAATTCCATTTTTCCAAGCTGACCTAGGCGGAAACTTAAAATATGCGAATACAAAATTCATAGATTTTTTTCGTTTATCAGCAAATCAAATTCAATCATATCATATTTCGGACATTCTTCCGCTATCAGAAGAGTTTACAAAAGAACTCTTAGTTCAAAATACAAAAAGAATTTTTGAATTCAAATTGTACAATGGAGAATTGATTACCTTACAATTACAAAGTTTTATCACAAATGAACATGGAAAACCAAATGGTTTAACTGTTCTTTTACTTGATCTCTCTGAATTACAAAATGCGGAACGAATTATAAAATATGGTGAAGATAAACTAAGGACATTCTTTGCAACTATGAACAATGGATTTGTCATTGTAAATCAAGATGCAAAAATACTAGAAATTGCTCCGATTTTTAAGTTTTTACTGTTTCAGGTTTTTGCCTTTGAAGTTGGTGAAGATATCTTTCATTTTTTTGATGAAAACATGAAATCAAAACTAATGAACGTGTTGCAGACTGTTGTTGAAAATCAAAATATCCAAACTACTGAATTTGATTATGTTCTTTTAGGTGAGGAACGAACTTTTGAAATTCGCTTTATTCCTGTAAGGCGATATGACCCAAATGATAAAAAAATAATGTTGGTTTTTTCCGATATTACGGAAGCCAAACGAATGGATCGACAACTTATCGAATCCATGAAATTTGCAAGCATCGGTGAAATTGCAGCGGGACTTGCTCATGAAATCAACAACCCACTTCAAAGTGCTCTTTTGTATTTAGATGATTTGATTACTGTCGATGAAACCGATCCGAGCGAACGAAGGAACATTCTCAAAAAAATTGAATCCGCAAATTTACGAATTCGAGATTTGGTTAAGGCTTTACTTGATTTAGGTAGGATGGAAAGTCCCAACCGTGATTTTGTATCACCCTATTATATTTTGGTGAGAACAAGTGAACTGGTGGAAGTAAGTTGTCGAAAAAAAAATATCAGTTTTACCCGCCATGCAGGTCCAAATTTACCAGGAATTTTTGTTCGTTGGCAGGAAATTGAACAAGTACTGATTAATTGTGTGGTAAACTCCATCAATGCTCTTTCCGAAATGGAAAAAACTAGGCAATTTCCAAAAATCGAATTGGGTATCGATTTAGTCAAAAATCAAAAAAAAGAGTGGGTTGTATTTTCAGTAGAAGACAATGGACCTGGAATTGATGACGATACTTTGGAAAAAGTATTTTTGCCATTATTTACAACTAGAAGAAATAAACAAGGAACAGGTTTGGGGCTTTCTATTTCTAAAAAGATCATCACCGATCATGGCGGTGAGATCTATATTAAGACAAAGGAAGGAACGGGGACAAAGGTAGAAATCTATCTTCCTGCTCACACAGATGACAATGGATAA
- a CDS encoding NTP transferase domain-containing protein, whose protein sequence is MNAFVLAAGFGKRMGILTESCPKPLLKIQGISLLDYSLYLLKKWNTSKVWVNTHYLGEQIKSHVQNFSQFPIEVLEEKKEILGTAGGIRTGLPENFYNEPILLINPDTLFFPNPNFLPKSQLPLSIKIHLYLLPIPPNQNYTKIDINENGKLTFGKGSNYYIGLALLNPNCLIHLEKNKYYDLSDIFKECANKGEITGEIFSGTVLDLGTKELWDSYITKDIFGTELSKIQSFVNSSYMA, encoded by the coding sequence ATGAATGCATTTGTGTTAGCAGCAGGATTTGGAAAACGTATGGGAATTCTCACCGAAAGTTGTCCGAAACCTCTGTTAAAAATTCAAGGTATTTCCCTTCTGGATTATAGCTTGTATCTTTTGAAAAAATGGAATACTTCGAAGGTTTGGGTCAACACACATTATTTAGGTGAGCAAATCAAATCTCATGTTCAAAACTTTTCGCAATTCCCAATTGAAGTTTTAGAAGAAAAAAAAGAAATTCTCGGTACAGCGGGTGGAATTCGAACCGGTTTACCTGAAAATTTTTACAATGAACCAATCCTGTTAATCAATCCAGATACATTGTTTTTCCCGAATCCAAATTTTTTACCAAAATCCCAATTACCCCTATCGATAAAAATTCATTTATATCTACTTCCAATTCCACCAAATCAAAACTATACGAAAATTGATATCAATGAAAACGGAAAATTGACCTTTGGAAAAGGATCCAATTATTACATTGGCCTAGCATTATTAAATCCAAATTGTCTTATCCATTTGGAAAAAAACAAATATTATGATCTATCTGATATTTTTAAGGAATGCGCAAACAAAGGAGAGATTACCGGAGAAATTTTCTCCGGTACGGTTCTTGATTTAGGAACAAAAGAACTTTGGGATTCTTATATCACAAAAGATATATTTGGAACAGAACTCTCCAAAATTCAATCGTTTGTAAATTCATCTTATATGGCTTAA